The stretch of DNA ATTGTAATTCACTATTCCCCCAACCGTTTTCACCTGTTCCAATATCATATGTCCAGATGGAACTATCGGGTGCTCCATCAATATTAAATTCATCTTGTAATACTAATGTATCTAGTTTCGTAATACTTTGATCTTCTGAGCAACTTAACGCTAAAAAGAATATCGCTATTAGCATTACATTACTCAGTTGTATTTTTTTATTTTGTTTTATCTTCTGTCTCATCCGTTATATTTTATAATTAGAAGTATTATGATGCAACTATTCTTTATAGAAGTATATGTTGTCTAATATAAAATTAGGTCCTCCTGTAAGTATTATAGCTCCTAAATTATTTCTTTGCGTTTCAAGATCTCCTGTAAGCGGTATATCAAAAGATTTCCACTCACCGACTGTTAAATCTGTTAAAGTCGTTCTATAATCTTTATCATCTCCAATAGCATTTCCGTTATTTGTATCCGTCTCTATTTCTTGATTAGTTCCTATATCTCGAATTTGCAGTCCAACTTCAGTTCCTGAATCTGTAACAAATACATCTATATGTAAAAATGAAAAATCCGAAGCATCTATGGTATTATTAAAAATTATTCCCGTAAAATTATTATCAGAATATGTTAAAAAACTATTCCCATCGATGGTTCCTTCTGATACTTGAGTAGTTGAACCTCCAAAACGAGGATCAAAATTACTTTCAACACCATTGGTATAACTATTACTAAATATTGAAATCACATTTTCAGCAGCCTGTGTTGGAATAGGTGCTGCCACAAGTTCTCCTTGAGAATTAATCGTGAGCGATCCTGTCGCAGTAGTTCCTGCTATACTTGCTGTAATAATTGCTGTTCCTTCTCCTGTAACAGTAATGATACCAGATTCGTTTACTACTGCTACATCAATATTTGAAGATGTAAACGTATAATACGAAGGTGGAACCGTCATCGTTAAATCATCTCCTGATTCTAAATTAAATGTCTCAGTTAATCCTGTAAGCGTTATTTCTTGCTCAAGTACAGCTGATTGTGTAATATCTTCACCACTTAAAATAGCAGGTCTTGGTTGTCCTATTGTTTTTAGATTTTCAAATTTTAATTCATCTACCCAAAAACTAAAGCCTTCTGTATTATTTTCAGTTGCCCCTGTAGCATACCAAAATAATCCTTGCTCATCAACCAGTTTTGATGCATCTGGAATTGGAATCACATATTGTTTCCATCCTGTTGTAATTGCTAAATTATTAACGGTAACTTGGTACTTATTTTCTCCAAAATCTTGTCCAAATCCTATTTGATCAATTGTTGTCCCTTTTGTTCCTTTTGCCCAAAATGTCAACGCATTGTATTCTGTTAAGTTACGTCCACCATTATCATCTCTAAATATTGCACCTCCATATCCTTCACCAAAATTAGGGATATCAAACCGCATAGAAGCGTCACCAGCATACTTATCTCTTTCATCTACTTCAAAAGCTTCAAAGTAAGAATCTCCAAAAGGGTAATAATCTAAACCACTACTGAATGTATCAATAAAAACTTCTGGATTATTCGTAAAACTTGCAAACGTTGTTTTTTCTGAAGCTTCTCGATCACAACTTATGAACGTTATCAAAACAAAGCTGAATAGAAAAAATTTTATTTTAAAATATTTATATTTTGTTGTTTTCATTTTCGTATTATTTTCCAATGTTAATTTTTATATACGTTCTTATCTCCCATTCGTTTCCATCATCATAACCTTCTGTCGCTATACATTGACCTGTAGCATCAGTAACAGGACAGTATCGTGGCGAATACTGATCTAGTGTACGCCAAGTTCCTCTAATTCCAATTTTAGTATCAGGTAAAATAAACCAACTTGGTTTTCCAACTGAAGTTGAAAGATCTGCCATTAACTGAACTGGGAATGTTTGGTTAAAATCTCTATGGTAATCATATGGTCCCCAATCATTAATTTTAACAGCAGAAATTAATTTAATTTTTCTATAAATCATACGAAGATCTAACCCATAACGATTGATAATCCTTTGACTATCACCATTAGCTTGTGCTTCTCCTCCATAAAGATTCGCTATAATTCCAAAATTTGGATTTAGTTTTGAAACAATACGTGCATAACCTTCCCATAAATCAGCAGGGCCTGCAGCTCCTGGGAATGCAAAAGTAGTTCTTCCATCAGGTAAGATTCCTATTGCAGCATCCATTGAAGTTGGCATATGACGATAAATTGCCCCTACACTCGCAGCAAACTTTGCATCTTCTATTTCATCACTATTCCATTCATGCATCCATGTTCCTGGAGTTGGGTCATAGGTAAGTAATAGCTCACTTCCATACGTTTCTCTATTTTGTCTAACAGAAAATGGATCATCTAAAATATTTCTTAATCTTCCTGGAGCTTGAACATCTCCTGGCATTGGGTCAACAATAGGTTTTTGCCATAAAAAGTTAGGTGCAATTTCAAAATTACCTATTTTATAAGCAAAACCTCCTAAAACATTTTGTTGGTTACCACTACCACTATCTTTTAATCTCCATCCCGTGTAAGTTTTTGTATAATCAGTACCACCATTCGCAACTAATCCCATAATAGCTGATTGTAAATACCAACTAATTGGACCTTTCGAATAGGTTAATTTTAGTTTACCACCCCAGTTATCACTAGCTTTTACCTGATCATCATAGATGGTATAATTCCCTGGCTCTCCTCTAGCAATTTGGAATGTTCTACCATTTAAAGGTTGTCCACCCCAAATACCTCCTACTTGAACTCCTAAATCACCAATTTTAGTTTTAGCACTTAATGTTACTCTTCTTGTCTGAGGTTGTGGTACAGCAATAGAACTTACCGCAGGTTCAGCATTATCAATATCTTCATGATAAATAGCTGCAACATCAAAACGCCCTATTTGTTTTCTATATTTTAATAAGAATGCTGGATTGGCTCCCCACCATAATTGACGTCCAAAAGCAGCTTTAAAACCTTCTAAAGCTTGTTTACCATCTACTTCAAACCCTAATGTTTCTCCATTATAAATATCTAAATTAGGACCATAATTTGCCTCTGGATACAATCCAAAAAAGTCTCCTTCGTATCCCCAATGATAATGTCCTGTTCTATAAAAACCATTCAAATCAAACAATTTATGATTCCATTCAAAACTAGCATTATAAACTTTTAATCGATCTATATCATCTAAAGTAACCGTTCCATCATCACTCGTTACAAATTCACGTGAACGACCTCTATTTTCATAAAAAATTTCATTAATAGGATTTGTTGCAACATTACCTAATATATTGAAATTAATATTCGCCCTAACATTTGATGTTGGATTAGCTTCAATCCCTACATAATAGGATTCCATATGATCAAACCCTCTTTTATTAGGATAAGTATTACCATTTATATCATCTCCCTCTTCAACAGGTGTTGAAATTAAATCTCCACCTGTATTAAAGGTTTCAAACTCTGCTCTAAAATTACTAATACGTATTCTCTTCGATAATTCAGAAACCAAGGAAGCTTTATCTCCTCTGGCTTTTAAAACAGCACCCATTACTTCAACCCCATCAAAATATTGATCTACAGAAGCTAATGTTGCCCCTTTATTATATGGATTTAATCTGTGAACTTCTTGTAATGCATAATAAGCAGCTCTAGGATACAGTTGATATAATCCTTTTGCATTTGTTTGACCTTTTGCACAAATTCCAAACCATTCTTCATTCATATTATTCTGACCGTCTAAAAAGTCTTTTTGATACCCTCCATTGGACCATGATGCATTATTATCATGTTTATCAAGGTTCTTTGTTTGTCCATATTTCCACCATCCATCACTAAATTGAAATGTAAAACCTCCAATAGAATTTCCTGCTTTACCTAAACCTGCAGCATTTTCATAAATTTCTTTCCAATTACCTACTAAATAATATGCCTGAGCTTGCTGATCTTCTTCATTAGTTATCGCATTAAATGCATCGGCACCAAACTCGGTAAACATAATGGGTTTATTCAATTCATCTTTAATTTTCTGAAAAGCATCTCCAAAAGATATTCCACGGTATACATTTGTTCCATAGATATCCACATCTTTACATTCTTCTTTAATAATATTAAGAAAAAGCAAATCTCCATTACATATTGCAACTGGATGAGAACTATCAATTGCTTTCATAGCAACAGCAGCATCATTCATTAACTTATACATGGGTCTACCTCTAACTTCTCCTATATGCTGCTTTTTTTCTTCTTCATCAGGGAAATCTTCTGTTTCTGCTCCTGCCCAGAAAAGCCCATAGTTATTTTCATTTCCTAATAAAAACATCAACAAACCAGGAGTATCTTTATACTTTTCAGACATTTCTTTTACTTCTTTAAGAAGTAATTTCTGAGCCCTAGGATCACTATATTCAGTATTTGCTACCCACGCACCGTCTATAGTTAAACCATAACGACCAAAAGAATGATTCAACATAGTATAAATACCATAATTCTCATAAATATATTGAATCCATTTTGGTGGCACACCCGTATATTGACGAATTACATTTACTCCCATATTCTTAAGTAAAGCCATTTCTTCGTCTAACGCTGCCTTTATTAAATCATCTGGTTGTTTCCATAAACTATAGGTATAATTGGTTCCTATTGGAAAATAATCCCAGTTCATTCCATTTATCATGAAATTTTCTCCATTGACTACCAACTTCATTCCACTGTCATCTTTAACAACTGAAACCTTATCTGCTTGAGCAAACATTGTTGTCATGGTTAGTAGTAAAAATGTTAATTTAAAAACGTTCTTCATTACACATTAAGTTTTTTTATTTAAAAAATCCTCTCTTAAAATGTATTAAACTTCTATTATAACACTCTTCATTTTAAAACAAAGATCATGTTTTTCTTAATTGGTGTATACAAAACCACTTAATACATGGGTTAAATATATAAAAAAGCTATATGAAAAAAGAATATTATACCACAACATGAAATATACAACTTCAATAATCAAATTCACTACACTAAAAAATCACCTCTATTATTTTATTAAAAAAAGAATATAAGAATATATAAAACATTGTTTATCATAAAATTACATGTTTACTTCTTATAATAAAATAATAAATAACTATTCACAAATAACTATTCATTATTTTTTAAATAAAGTTTATCATACAACATTACCACAACATGATGTTGTGGTAATGTTGTGGTAAATTTATAATAAAAGCATGTTAAAAAACTAACGTAGTACGAACACTACACTGTATTTCCATCTAGAAAATTCCAGTTAACCTATACCATAAATCGTACTAATAGCATTTAATTGGATTGAAATGAAATTACAGTTCAAGAATATAATTTGTTAAACTCACTTCATGAGATAAATTCATTTTTTTACGTAATCGGTAACGTTTCACTTCAACACTTCTTGTAGAAATATTTAACAAAGGTGCTATTTCTTTAGATGAAAGGTTTAGACGTAAATAGGCACATAAACGTAAATCATTAGGAGTTAAATTGGGGTGACTAGCTTTAATTGTAGACAAAAAATGTTTATCTGCATTATTAAAAGCACTTTCAAACAACTTCCAATCATCAGAATTATTAAGATTTTCATCAATAATTTTAATAACATCTTGTAAATCCTCATCTGATTTTCGACTGTTTATTTGTGATTTTATACGATTTAAAAATTCATTCTTTTTAATTATATTCATAGTTGAAGTAGCTAACTCCTTATTTTTACTTGCAATATCCTGTTGAAGCTTCTCATTTGCAAACCTCATTGCTTGCTCTTTATTTTCTAATTCTTTTAATTCAATTTCATTTTGTGCTTTTTCAAGTAATTCTTTACGATAACTCATATAATATCTTTTATACAATGAATGAACTAGCAAAAGAAAGCCGATAAAAAGTAAACCATAAAAAACAATAGCCATATTCGACCAATACCAAGGACGTAAAACGGTAAATTTATAAACAGCTTCATTACTTGAAACCTGATTACCCATTCTTGCTTTTACTTTAAAAACATAGTCTCCATAAGGTAAATTTTTAAAATTCTCAGAAGATTTAGTTTCCCAAGCACTCCAACCATCATAAAACCCTTCTAACTTAAATATGTACTCTGGAATTATATACTTATCAAATTCTGGAACATTGAATGTTATTTGAACATTATTTTCATTATGCTTAATCTCTCCTATTTGATTGCTTTCTAAAAAATTCACTATATTTTTATCAAAAGATGAGCTCTTAACAGAATGAATGTAAACCTTAAAATTTCTTTGTTTTTTGATGGATTCATTATATTGATTTAAATCTAAAACAAAATACCCTAATTCATTTCCTAACAAATATTTTTCATTTCCTAACGGAATAATATTTTCATATCCATTCTTCGTATTTCTTAAGTTACTTATTAAAGGGATCGAGTTAACTTCTGGTTTATCACTAATTTTACCTGGTAAGGTATACTTTATCTCATCTTTATTAAAAGACCAAAGTCTTCCTGTTTTTTCATCAACAATCAATTTACCTGATGTATAGTTATCTTCAGTAAACAAATTATCAAAAACAGAATCTTTACTAAACTTTCCTTTTATCTCATCAAATCGAAAAACTCCATCTTTAAAAGCAAATAAAATTTGATTTTGATATTTCACCAATCCTGAATTAAAACCGTCAATACCTTCTAATTCTTGATTAATCGATAATGCTTTCTTAAAATCATGATCTACCTCAACTTCATAAACCCCCTTATATTCATGACTTACAAAAATAGTTTCTCCTAAAATTTCAAAAAACCGAGAAGAAATATCAAATCCTTCAATTTTATTCCTAAACTTCCATGAATTATTACTTTTCTCCAAAATATTTAATCCATCATAATTCCCTTGAACCAATAAATTGGAATGATTAGGTACTTTTTTAATATTCCAAGTTCCTTCAATATCTACTATTTTTTCTGCTTTGTTTTGATCAACCATAAAAGTTCCTTTGTCATGACCACATAACAATTGATCATCTATTACTTTTAAAAACCAAACCTGCCCTCCTGTATTTGTTATAAACTTGAATTTTTCATCAGAATCAATTTTTTTATAAAACAACCCTTGATTTGTTCCTAAATACAGATGTCCTTTATATAACGCTGAAGCGTAGACACTCCCAACGTCTCCTGTAATATCATTATAGAATCTAAAATAAGATGACTCATTTATACAATCAATTCCATTATCAAGACCTAGCCAAATATTTTTTTCTTTATCCTCAAATACATTAAGAACTGTATTATTACTTAAACCGTTAGTTTTATTAATTTGGTAACCTAATGTTCCTGTGGCATTTACTTTTACTAAACCATTTGAAATCGTTCCTAGCAAAAAACTTCCATCATTGAGTCGAATACTACTGTACACAGACATTTTAGATACTACTTCATTAGCAGGAACTGCCCATTTTTTAAATAACTCATTCTCGAATAGATAAAAACCCCCATCAATAAATTGAACTATAATTGCTTGTCCAAAACTGTATAGGTTTACAATTTTTTCTTCTTTAACTAAATCATTCTCAATAAGAAGTTCGCCAACACCTTTTTTGATTTTAAAAACTCCTACCCCCATTTCTTGATAATAAATATTACCATCTAACTCATACATCTTACTGATATTAGTTTTCGAATCAATTATCTTGTATTGATCATTATCCGTATTATAAATATAAATTCTATTAAGTGATTGAAATAAAATCCAATTATCAAGACTTAAAATACTCCAAAACTGTTCATCATCTACTAATTCAATTTTTAGTTTTTCGGTAAGAGAAGTATAAGTCAATTTATTATATTGATCGTAGACCCAATACCCAAAATCCATATAAGATCCTGTATAAATTTTATCATCCACTACTTTAACCGAACGCATAATCGTTTCATTGACAGTTGGGTATAATCCCCAAGTACTTCCATTAAATTCTAATAGTCCTTTATTATTTGCTATATAAATATTCTTATTTGAAGATTGCGATATTGACCAATTTTGACTTTCTCCTCCATACACTTCAGGATTATATATTTCAATAGGTGGTAATTCCTGTGCTTTAATGAAACATACAATTAAGGGAACAATGTAATATAATAAATGCTTTAAATTCATGGTTAATGTTTTTCACTATTAACAAGCTTAGTAAATTAGATTTTATTAAAATTATAAGTTTCATAACACAAATCAATCATGATATGAACTTACATATTTGTTAATAGACTTTATAAACTTTGCTAAAGTTAATTAAATTTCCTTAAATATTCTGATAAATTATCCTCTCTATCCAAGTGCATTTTTTTTCGTAATCTTGATCTACTAACATCTACACTACTCGAGTTTATACCTAACAGAGAAGCTATTTCTTTTGAAGTTAAATTCATTTTAAGAAAAGCACATGTACGCAAATCTTTAGTGGTTAAACTAGGATGTTTTTCATGTAATTTCTTAAAAAAAGAATCATGTGTTTTATCAAAATTCATTTCAAAAATCTTATCATCATCCCTAGATAAATAATATTCAATCGTAGATATCATTTCTTTATAATAACGCTTTGGTAATTTTTGAGATGAAGCTTCGTTTATTTCAATAAATTTTTTCTTAATTTTTTTCACCACACTATTTTTATTTAAATTAACTTGTGCAGCCTTAGCTAATTCACGATTTTTACTATTTAATTCTATTTTTAATTTTTCATTTTCTAATCCTATAATTTCTTTTTGCTGCTGCAACCTATTTTCTTTAAATTTCTGTTCTTGTCTTATTAATTCTCTATTTCTTTTTAATATTAAAAGGCGCTCTTGTTTACGCATTCTACTTTGATGAATTCTAATAAAAGTACCTATAATAATCAAAACAACTAAAAAAAAGCTTAATATCGAATACCATCTAAAATACCAAGGCTTATCAATTTTAAATTGAATAGATGATTCCTTTGACACTATTTTTTTATAAAGTGCTCTTAATCTCAATTGATGATCTCCATATCCAAGTTCATTTAAAACTAAACTCGATCCAGAAAAAGGAGCTGACCAATCCCTTTCGTCTATCTTATATTGGAATTTAAAATCATTACCATAAAAGGGAAGTGTAAAATATACTTTTAAAGAAGTATTTGTTGGCTCGATAGCTTTTATATTCTCTATTTTTTTTATAGATATCAAACTTTCTATTTTAATAATTACTGGGTTCAATTTAATAAACATCTCTTTATTAAATTTATTACTATTTTTGTAGAGAGCAAAGCCATTATAAATAGGGAAAAACATAAAATCGGCAACGGGTGTAATATTATCAATATTAGTCAAAACCTGATTATCTAAAAATTCAATTTTTAGCGTATCTTGATTATCTATTAAGTCTATCCCTTGATCAACCAATAACTTATATCTAGCATTTTTATAATCTATAACAATTGGGGCATCTGTTTTTTCAAATTTTTCATTTTTTATATTATACTTGAAATTCTGACCATATTCATTTCTCAAAGACAATTCTTCATTATTATAAAAAAATTGTAATGAGCTTCCTTCAAACTCTTCTATAGAATACCAATCACGATCAATAATCTCATCATATGCTTCATTTAATTTTAATTTAAAAATCCCTTTAGTTTTTATTCCAACCCAAATATTATCGTTAATATCTATAAATAAATTTCGAGAAGATTCTTCAAATCCAGCTAATTTTATTTTTTCCGACCACTTTCCATTATTTTTTTCATACACTACAATTCCATTATAATTCCCAGAAATTGCAAAATTTTTATTATTTAAAGGCAGGAATTTCCATGCACCCAATTCTTTTGATATTAAATTCAATGCTCCTCCTTCTATAACAAAAGTTCCTTTATCATGTCCTACAAAAACAGTCTCATCTATTTGTTTCAAACTCCAAACTTGACCATCCGACATAGGAATTTGCATTCCAAAATCATAAATTGATTTTAATGTATCCCATCTAGCTTTATATAACCCCTGATTCGTCCCCACATATAGATCATCTTTATACTTCAAAGCGGTATAAGCTGTACCAAATAATCCAAAATAATCATAAAAATATGTATTATTTGAATTTACCTTAATATAACTAATACCATAATCTAAACCCAGCCAAATATTATCTTCAATATCATTTTCAATAGTTAAAACTGTATTATTTAATAATCCATTCTTTTTTGAAAAATGTTGTACGATTTCTAACTTTTCATTAATTATATATAATCCATTCTTTACAGTACCAAAAGCCCAATTACCACCTACTTTACTAACTGAAAAAATATTTTGTAAACTGATCGTTTTAAAGTTATTATGAAGACAAGGTTTTAATATTCCTTCTTTCAATTCTAATATCTCACTTTCATAATTTACAAAGTAATATTTACCTTTGATTAAAAACCCATCTTTTATATCATGCGTATATTTATTTTTGGTAATAGCTATTAAAGATTCATTTTCCAATTTAAATAATCCATTATTTCGATCAGAAATATATATTTCATCATTTAATTTAAAGGCCCAATTAAATCGATTCCTTGCAGGAATTTTCACCGAAATATGACCATTAAATATATATAAATTTTTAAATGATTGAAAAACAATTTTATTACCATTTTTAAATATTCTCCAAAATTCTTCTACATCTTCCCCTTCCTCTTTATCAGTAAAATACAATGAATTATAACTCCAAGTATCATTTTCTTTAATAAACAATCCAAAATCACCATCTAGCCCAACAAAAACACTATCATTATTTACAGCATAAACACTTCTAATAATTGATTTTTTAGTTGCTATCTCTTGAAAATCAACTCCATTATATTCTAATAATTTTTTACCATTTGCAAAATATAAAAAGCCATTGGCTCCTTGCGAAATATCCCAAATCTTACTCTCTCCTTGATAATCTACAATATCAAAGTTTTTCATATATGGGACCCCTTTGTGTACCAAATTTTGAGCATAAAGGTTTATTGAAAAAAGAAAATAACTAAATAATATTAACCTACAAATCATATTAATTACATAATCATATACATTATTAAGATTTTTAAATATACACATATTAAACAAAATAGAAATAGTATATAAAATTGTACTTAAATGAAGTTACTCTTTATCTTTTTTCTAATAAATCTAAAAGTACTATAATACTTATCAAATAATAAAAAGTTCATATTTAGCTCTCTGACTGCATAAAATCATCAAAATAAAAAATAGCATTATCAAAATTTTCTCCTTTATCAAAATAGATTATAATACTTGTAAATGTTTTATCACTATGATCAGAAAAATCAAAAGCTAATTCTTCCCATTCTCCAATTTTTGTCATTGGAACTACAACCTCTACAGCCGGATCAACATCTGGGAAAGGGTTATACTCTAAACGAATCGTTACGTTTGCTATTCTTGATTCTCCAAACACTTTTAATTTTATAACACTAGGTTGCTCACTAGGTTTAATAGCATTAGTTACTA from Flavobacteriaceae bacterium UJ101 encodes:
- the uidA|GUSB gene encoding beta-glucuronidase (KEGG: epo:Epro_0623 beta-glucuronidase) — translated: MKNVFKLTFLLLTMTTMFAQADKVSVVKDDSGMKLVVNGENFMINGMNWDYFPIGTNYTYSLWKQPDDLIKAALDEEMALLKNMGVNVIRQYTGVPPKWIQYIYENYGIYTMLNHSFGRYGLTIDGAWVANTEYSDPRAQKLLLKEVKEMSEKYKDTPGLLMFLLGNENNYGLFWAGAETEDFPDEEEKKQHIGEVRGRPMYKLMNDAAVAMKAIDSSHPVAICNGDLLFLNIIKEECKDVDIYGTNVYRGISFGDAFQKIKDELNKPIMFTEFGADAFNAITNEEDQQAQAYYLVGNWKEIYENAAGLGKAGNSIGGFTFQFSDGWWKYGQTKNLDKHDNNASWSNGGYQKDFLDGQNNMNEEWFGICAKGQTNAKGLYQLYPRAAYYALQEVHRLNPYNKGATLASVDQYFDGVEVMGAVLKARGDKASLVSELSKRIRISNFRAEFETFNTGGDLISTPVEEGDDINGNTYPNKRGFDHMESYYVGIEANPTSNVRANINFNILGNVATNPINEIFYENRGRSREFVTSDDGTVTLDDIDRLKVYNASFEWNHKLFDLNGFYRTGHYHWGYEGDFFGLYPEANYGPNLDIYNGETLGFEVDGKQALEGFKAAFGRQLWWGANPAFLLKYRKQIGRFDVAAIYHEDIDNAEPAVSSIAVPQPQTRRVTLSAKTKIGDLGVQVGGIWGGQPLNGRTFQIARGEPGNYTIYDDQVKASDNWGGKLKLTYSKGPISWYLQSAIMGLVANGGTDYTKTYTGWRLKDSGSGNQQNVLGGFAYKIGNFEIAPNFLWQKPIVDPMPGDVQAPGRLRNILDDPFSVRQNRETYGSELLLTYDPTPGTWMHEWNSDEIEDAKFAASVGAIYRHMPTSMDAAIGILPDGRTTFAFPGAAGPADLWEGYARIVSKLNPNFGIIANLYGGEAQANGDSQRIINRYGLDLRMIYRKIKLISAVKINDWGPYDYHRDFNQTFPVQLMADLSTSVGKPSWFILPDTKIGIRGTWRTLDQYSPRYCPVTDATGQCIATEGYDDGNEWEIRTYIKINIGK